In Puntigrus tetrazona isolate hp1 chromosome 24, ASM1883169v1, whole genome shotgun sequence, a genomic segment contains:
- the fbxo45 gene encoding F-box/SPRY domain-containing protein 1 produces MSGAGAGGGAQSAGLGAAAAGCCSSSSGAGSAALLGGGSGIAGRLPSRVLEHIFSYLELADLMNCSHVCWHWYNCLADENSEVWRSLCARLLSEEALRSDILCNLSSYKAKLKSFQHALSSHDCSRNVYIKKNGFTLHRNPIAQSTDGARGKIGFSEGRHAWEIWWEGPLGTVAVIGIATKRAPMQCQGYVALLGSDDQSWGWNLVDNNLLHNGEVNGNFPQCNNAPKYQIGERIRVILDMDDKTLAFERGFEFLGVAFRGLPKTCLFPAVSAVYGNTEVTMVYLGRPLDG; encoded by the exons ATGTCTGGCGCAGGGGCCGGTGGAGGGGCGCAGTCTGCGGGGCTGGGCGCTGCCGCCGCGGGCTGCTGCTCCTCCTCGTCGGGCGCCGGTTCTGCCGCATTATTAGGCGGAGGGTCGGGCATCGCGGGCCGGTTACCCAGCCGAGTTCTCGAGCATATATTTTCGTATCTGGAGCTGGCGGATCTCATGAACTGCTCGCACGTTTGCTGGCACTGGTACAACTGTCTGGCGGATGAAAACAGCGAGGTGTGGCGGAGTCTGTGCGCCCGCTTGCTCAGCGAAGAAGCTCTGCGCTCCGATATCCTCTGCAACCTGTCTTCATATAAAGCAAAA CTGAAGTCTTTCCAGCACGCTCTGAGCTCTCACGACTGCTCCAGGAATGTATATATCAAGAAAAATGGCTTCACTCTGCACCGCAACCCTATCGCCCAAAGCACTGATGGCGCCCGTGGGAAGATCGGCTTCTCGGAGGGCCGGCATGCCTGGGAGATCTGGTGGGAAGGTCCTCTTGGCACGGTGGCAGTGATCGGCATCGCGACCAAGAGGGCTCCCATGCAGTGCCAGGGCTATGTGGCTCTTCTAGGCAGTGATGACCAGAGCTGGGGATGGAATCTAGTGGACAATAACCTGCTTCACAACGGAGAGGTCAACGGCAACTTCCCCCAGTGCAACAATGCACCAAAGTACCAG ATCGGGGAGAGAATACGTGTAATCCTGGACATGGATGATAAGACACTAGCCTTTGAGCGAGGTTTTGAGTTTCTTGGAGTGGCATTCCGAGGGCTGCCCAAAACATGCCTGTTTCCAGCTGTGTCGGCCGTCTATGGGAACACTGAAGTGACTATGGTGTATCTGGGAAGACCCCTAGATGGATAA
- the nrros gene encoding transforming growth factor beta activator LRRC33, with protein sequence MLVLDRLSVVLCHGVVPLLVVLLSVSGHPQIFPCRLIQSSALCNSCQLSAIPDLPHQIEEIFIDKNRLLNLQDGCLSRYPLLRTFSCANNQLMTVEESIFSESPLLEKLNLANNKLFYGHKQLAQSLSSLSQLKTLDLSGNGLSEDMVSLLLWNLSSLESLYLSGNAMLRLDESTFRNLHQLRELNVERNLLFEIDSAFDHMKKLQRLNLAFNCLPCLVNFEMTQLLVLNASHNSIEWFITNQNLTETFQLETLDLSDNHLLFFPFLPTKNRIRTLLLSNNRVGFYQHLSNYTSSNWTTSVEYYNLGQNVSSITVELWNENLHGDLSSVELLDLSENKVNYFPQGFIQQMPSLYWLRLRSNCLQSFSLTPEDLPVTLYELDISRNRLTELKTGQRSISELNNLTHLNLSTNDLQNLPIRIFASLPKLRTLDLSHNTVDVCYSPGSSGCIMWSNIVSLQQLYLADCNIQNIPSLTFKGTPLTHLDLSNNPDLNVKQQSLEGLANTLQHLGLCNTGLQAFDFSQYRYLKSLNICRNSLPEVPESLMALNLKLLDLRDNMLTTIPSQQAGMLAQRLQTVYMNGNAFNCCHLDWYKTFVENKGISIVDLSEITCLDLNHRRHKVVLFDAIHCGGSSNEESVVWYILLFVTVSVSIMGISIIYMLTFKPRMLPRAIKKRCWRPAPY encoded by the exons ATGCTGGTGTTGGATCGCCTGTCCGTCGTGCTCTGTCACGGAGTGGTGCCGCTGCTGGTGGTCCTGCTGTCAGTCTCGGGACATCCGCAGATCTTCCCCTGCAGGCTG ATCCAAAGCTCGGCTCTTTGTAACAGCTGTCAGCTCTCTGCCATACCAGATTTACCACATCAAATTGAGGAGATCTTCATAGACAAGAACCGTCTGTTAAATCTTCAAGATGGTTGTCTCTCCAGGTATCCCCTTCTACGGACATTCAGCTGTGCAAACAACCAGCTAATGACGGTGGAAGAGAGCATTTTCTCAGAATCTCCTCTTTTGGAAAAGCTCAATTTAGCCAACAACAAGCTTTTCTATGGACACAAGCAGTTGGCCCAGTCCTTAAGCTCCCTGTCCCAACTAAAGACCCTTGATCTTTCAGGTAATGGCCTCTCGGAGGACATGGTGTCTCTGCTGTTATGGAATCTGTCCTCGCTTGAGTCTCTATACTTGTCCGGGAATGCCATGCTGAGGCTGGATGAATCAACATTCAGAAACCTTCATCAGCTTAGGGAGCTAAACGTCGAGAGAAACCTGTTGTTTGAGATCGATAGCGCGTTTGATCATATGAAAAAACTCCAGAGGTTGAACCTGGCCTTTAACTGCTTACCTTGTTTGGTCAACTTTGAAATGACCCAACTGCTGGTTCTAAATGCCAGCCACAATTCCATTGAATGGTTCATAACCAATCAAAATTTGACTGAGACCTTTCAGCTGGAGACGTTGGATCTATCTGACAACCATTTGCTGTTCTTTCCATTCCTTCCAACAAAAAATCGAATAAGAACTTTGCTATTGTCCAATAACCGAGTCGGGTTTTACCAACACTTATCAAATTACACATCTTCAAACTGGACCACAAGTGTTGAGTATTACAACTTGGGGCAAAATGTGAGCAGCATCACAGTAGAGCTCTGGAATGAGAACCTTCACGGTGATCTTTCCTCTGTAGAGCTCCTGGACCTGAGTGAAAACAAGGTGAACTACTTCCCCCAGGGATTCATTCAACAGATGCCATCTCTTTACTGGTTGAGGCTGAGAAGTAACTGTTTACAGTCCTTCAGCTTGACGCCTGAAGATCTACCAGTCACCCTTTATGAACTGGACATTAGCCGAAACAGGTTAACTGAGCTGAAAACAGGCCAACGCTCCATTAGTGAGCTGAACAATCTCACACATCTCAATCTGAGTACAAATGACCTTCAGAACCTTCCAATCAGGATTTTTGCTAGTCTACCGAAACTTCGCACCCTAGATCTCAGTCACAACACTGTGGATGTGTGTTACTCGCCAGGTTCCTCAGGATGTATTATGTGGTCCAACATCGTTTCCCTACAACAGCTCTATCTTGCCGACTGTAACATTCAGAACATCCCGTCTTTAACGTTTAAGGGCACGCCACTAACCCATCTCGATCTTTCGAACAATCCAGACCTAAACGTTAAACAGCAATCTCTGGAAGGTCTCGCAAACACTTTGCAGCATTTGGGACTCTGTAATACCGGTCTTCAAGCTTTCGACTTCTCTCAGTATAGATATTTGAAGTCTTTAAACATCTGTAGAAACTCACTACCAGAAGTTCCCGAATCCCTAATGGCACTAAACCTAAAGCTTCTGGACTTGAGGGATAACATGTTGACAACCATCCCGTCCCAACAAGCTGGCATGTTAGCTCAAAGACTGCAGACAGTTTATATGAATGGAAATGCCTTCAACTGTTGCCATTTAGACTGGTACAAGACCTTCGTGGAGAATAAAGGCATCAGTATTGTAGATCTCTCAGAAATTACGTGTTTGGATTTAAACCACAGACGTCACAAGGTTGTGCTTTTTGACGCCATCCATTGCGGTGGTTCCAGCAATGAGGAGTCTGTTGTTTGGTACATTCTTCTCTTTGTAACAGTCAGTGTTTCCATCATGGGTATATCCATCATTTACATGCTCACATTTAAGCCAAGAATGTTGCCTCGCGCTATTAAAAAGAGGTGCTGGAGGCCGGCTCCTTATTGA